In a single window of the Tiliqua scincoides isolate rTilSci1 chromosome 15, rTilSci1.hap2, whole genome shotgun sequence genome:
- the PRCC gene encoding proline-rich protein PRCC isoform X1, which produces MSLVAYASSEEEEEEGESDAEEEEGEGGQGGLGPPAARPLPPAAGPLPPAKPHKRAGPVRIAAPQLGNSDSEEDEPARKQPSFQGRSEGAGLSALLPQPKNLTVKETNRLLLPYAFSRKAAEAAPEAKVPKVPKPKPSLKEAPGVAATTTPSPSAIKAAAKSAALQVTKQITQEENDSDEEVAPGNYFSLADQSEPPAAGPETYTYPVAVVPEDLPPEPEGQDAAANAPLEFKTAPGSSAAAYHGWVPKPGEDYSGQPYSPYPGYSNAGGPGPYLPEYYGTGYYQEMDPALETPQETNSDTTTTTTTSSSSSFMDDEAFKRLQGKRNRGREEINFVEIKGDDQLSGAQQWLTKSLTEEQSMKSFSKKKGEQPTGQQRRKHQITYLIHQAKERELELKNTWAENKLSRRQTQAKYGF; this is translated from the exons ATGTCATTGGTGGCCTACGCCAgtagcgaggaggaggaggaggaaggcgagagcgacgccgaggaggaggagggagagggcgGCCAGGGGGGCCTCGGGCCTCCCGCCGCCCGGCCCCTCCCGCCCGCGGCCGGGCCTCTGCCCCCCGCGAAGCCCCACAAGCGGGCCGGGCCCGTCAGGATCGCCGCCCCGCAGCTCGGGAAC TCAGATTCAGAGGAAGATGAACCCGCAAGGAAGCAACCTTCCTTCCAG GGACGCAGCGAAGGGGCCGGCCTGTCAGCTCTGCTTCCTCAGCCCAAGAACCTGACCGTGAAGGAGACGAACCGGCTGCTCTTGCCCTATGCCTTCTCCCGGAAGGCAGCCGAGGCAGCACCGGAGGCCAAGGTCCCCAAGGTCCCCAAGCCGAAGCCCTCCCTCAAGGAGGCCCCAGGTGtggcagccaccaccaccccatccccGTCGGCCATCAAGGCTGCAGCCAAGAGCGCCGCCCTTCAGGTGACCAAGCAGATCACCCAGGAGGAGAACGACAGCGATGAGGAGGTGGCCCCTGGGAACTACTTCTCCTTAGCCGATCAGAGCGAGCCGCCGGCTGCCGGGCCTGAGACGTACACCTACCCGGTCGCCGTGGTACCAGAGGACCTGCCCCCGGAGCCAGAGGGCCAGGATGCCGCCGCCAATGCCCCGCTGGAGTTCAAGACTGCGCCAGGGTCCAGTGCTGCTGCGTACCATGGCTGGGTGCCCAAGCCTGGAGAGGACTATAGTGGCCAGCCGTACAGTCCATATCCTGGCTACAGTAATGCTGGTGGCCCCGGGCCCTACCTCCCG GAGTACTACGGCACTGGGTACTACCAGGAGATGGACCCAGCCCTGGAAACGCCCCAGGAGACGAACagtgacaccaccaccaccaccaccacctcctcctcctcctcctttatgGATGATGAAGCG TTCAAGAGGCTGCAGGGCAAGCGGAACCGCGGGCGGGAGGAGATCAACTTTGTGGAGATCAAGGGGGACGACCAGCTGAGTGGGGCCCAGCAGTGGCTGACCAAGTCCCTGACTGAGGAACAGAGCATgaaatccttcagcaag aaaaAGGGGGAGCAGCCCACTGGACAACAGCGGAGGAAGCATCAGATCACGTACCTGATTCaccag GCAAAAGAGCGTGAGCTGGAGCTGAAGAACACGTGGGCAGAGAACAAGCTCAGCAGGCGTCAGACGCAGGCCAAGTACGGCTTCTAG
- the PRCC gene encoding proline-rich protein PRCC isoform X2, with amino-acid sequence MIGGGSDSEEDEPARKQPSFQGRSEGAGLSALLPQPKNLTVKETNRLLLPYAFSRKAAEAAPEAKVPKVPKPKPSLKEAPGVAATTTPSPSAIKAAAKSAALQVTKQITQEENDSDEEVAPGNYFSLADQSEPPAAGPETYTYPVAVVPEDLPPEPEGQDAAANAPLEFKTAPGSSAAAYHGWVPKPGEDYSGQPYSPYPGYSNAGGPGPYLPEYYGTGYYQEMDPALETPQETNSDTTTTTTTSSSSSFMDDEAFKRLQGKRNRGREEINFVEIKGDDQLSGAQQWLTKSLTEEQSMKSFSKKKGEQPTGQQRRKHQITYLIHQAKERELELKNTWAENKLSRRQTQAKYGF; translated from the exons atgattggggggggg TCAGATTCAGAGGAAGATGAACCCGCAAGGAAGCAACCTTCCTTCCAG GGACGCAGCGAAGGGGCCGGCCTGTCAGCTCTGCTTCCTCAGCCCAAGAACCTGACCGTGAAGGAGACGAACCGGCTGCTCTTGCCCTATGCCTTCTCCCGGAAGGCAGCCGAGGCAGCACCGGAGGCCAAGGTCCCCAAGGTCCCCAAGCCGAAGCCCTCCCTCAAGGAGGCCCCAGGTGtggcagccaccaccaccccatccccGTCGGCCATCAAGGCTGCAGCCAAGAGCGCCGCCCTTCAGGTGACCAAGCAGATCACCCAGGAGGAGAACGACAGCGATGAGGAGGTGGCCCCTGGGAACTACTTCTCCTTAGCCGATCAGAGCGAGCCGCCGGCTGCCGGGCCTGAGACGTACACCTACCCGGTCGCCGTGGTACCAGAGGACCTGCCCCCGGAGCCAGAGGGCCAGGATGCCGCCGCCAATGCCCCGCTGGAGTTCAAGACTGCGCCAGGGTCCAGTGCTGCTGCGTACCATGGCTGGGTGCCCAAGCCTGGAGAGGACTATAGTGGCCAGCCGTACAGTCCATATCCTGGCTACAGTAATGCTGGTGGCCCCGGGCCCTACCTCCCG GAGTACTACGGCACTGGGTACTACCAGGAGATGGACCCAGCCCTGGAAACGCCCCAGGAGACGAACagtgacaccaccaccaccaccaccacctcctcctcctcctcctttatgGATGATGAAGCG TTCAAGAGGCTGCAGGGCAAGCGGAACCGCGGGCGGGAGGAGATCAACTTTGTGGAGATCAAGGGGGACGACCAGCTGAGTGGGGCCCAGCAGTGGCTGACCAAGTCCCTGACTGAGGAACAGAGCATgaaatccttcagcaag aaaaAGGGGGAGCAGCCCACTGGACAACAGCGGAGGAAGCATCAGATCACGTACCTGATTCaccag GCAAAAGAGCGTGAGCTGGAGCTGAAGAACACGTGGGCAGAGAACAAGCTCAGCAGGCGTCAGACGCAGGCCAAGTACGGCTTCTAG
- the LOC136635168 gene encoding death-associated protein kinase 2-like isoform X1, which yields MKIGLWLMAKDGADKAGRPPGNVTKEVPGTLDNDDDEVFLASGGQATGPASPAATTFRHCSVEELYELLEKLGSGHFGVVRRCQERSTGTCYAAKSVKMRRRKGSRLGLDREQVEREIGILRQLEHPHIMCLHDVFASTAEMVLILELIQGGELFDFIAEKELLTEEEAIEFLKQILQGVAYMHFCHIAHFDLKPENIMLSQKDVPNPRIKIIDFGLAQKLEEGVTFKSLCGTPQYIAPEVINYEALSSATDMWSIGVITYILLSGMSPFQGETDSETLSNVVAGAYEFEEKYFSQTSEMAKDFIRQLLVKDPGSRMTASECLIHPWIKPLSRKQAANRSRSSINMKNFRRFNARRKWKLSFHMVSACSRLCRMRLLCHLRKKEEEESLRGCESDQEEESHHSPPALLRRRSSCS from the exons atgaAGATCGGGCTCTGG CTGATGGCCAAGGATGGAGCGGACAAGGCAGGGAGGCCACCTGGAAATGTCACCAAG GAGGTGCCCGGCACCCTGGACAATGACGATGATGAGGTTTTCCTGGCCTCAGGGGGCCAAGCAACTGGGCCTGCTTCACCTGCTGCTACCACCTTCAGACACTGCAGTGTGGAGGAGCTCTATGAGTTGCTGGAGAAACTGGGCAG CGGGCACTTTGGGGTGGTACGGCGCTGCCAGGAGCGAAGCACGGGCACCTGCTACGCCGCCAAGTCTGTGAAGATGCGCCGGCGGAAGGGCAGCCGGCTGGGCCTGGACCGCGAGCAGGTGGAGCGGGAGATTGGCATCCTGCGGCAGCTGGAGCACCCCCACATCATGTGCCTGCACGATGTCTTCGCCAGCACGGCCGAGATGGTTCTGATCCTGGAGCT CATCCAAGGTGGGGAGCTGTTCGACTTCATTGCGGAGAAGGAGCTGCTGACGGAGGAGGAGGCCATTGAGTTCCTGAAGCAGATCTTGCAGGGAGTGGCCTATATGCACTTCTGCCACATTGCCCACTTTGACCTCAAG ccagAGAACATTATGCTGTCCCAGAAGGATGTCCCCAACCCCAGGATCAAGATCATCGACTTTGGCCTGGCGCAGAAGCTCGAGGAAGGGGTGACCTTCAAGAGCCTGTGTGGGACTCCGCAGTACATCG CACCTGAAGTGATCAACTACGAGGCTCTGAGCTCAGCCACGGACATGTG GAGCATCGGGGTGATCACGTACATCTT GCTGAGCGGCATGTCCCCATTCCAGGGGGAGACAGACTCTGAGACGCTCTCCAACGTGGTGGCTGGCGCCTACGAGTTCGAGGAGAAGTACTTCAGCCAGACCTCGGAGATGGCCAAGGACTTCATCcggcagctcctggtgaaggatCCAGG GAGCCGAATGACAGCCTCCGAGTGCCTCATCCACCCATGGATCAAg cccctgagccgTAAGCAGGCCGCCAACCGGAGCCGCTCCTCCATCAACATGAAGAACTTCCGCCGGTTCAACGCTCGCAGGAAGTGGAAG ctctCATTCCACATGGTGTCGGCCTGTTCCCGTCTGTGCCGAATGCGTCTTCTGTGCCACctgaggaagaaggaggaggaggagagcctg cgtggCTGTGAGAGCGACCAGGAGGAGGAGAGTCACCACAGCCCCccagctctgctccgcaggagaAGTAGCTGCTCCTGA
- the LOC136635168 gene encoding death-associated protein kinase 2-like isoform X2 produces the protein MAKDGADKAGRPPGNVTKEVPGTLDNDDDEVFLASGGQATGPASPAATTFRHCSVEELYELLEKLGSGHFGVVRRCQERSTGTCYAAKSVKMRRRKGSRLGLDREQVEREIGILRQLEHPHIMCLHDVFASTAEMVLILELIQGGELFDFIAEKELLTEEEAIEFLKQILQGVAYMHFCHIAHFDLKPENIMLSQKDVPNPRIKIIDFGLAQKLEEGVTFKSLCGTPQYIAPEVINYEALSSATDMWSIGVITYILLSGMSPFQGETDSETLSNVVAGAYEFEEKYFSQTSEMAKDFIRQLLVKDPGSRMTASECLIHPWIKPLSRKQAANRSRSSINMKNFRRFNARRKWKLSFHMVSACSRLCRMRLLCHLRKKEEEESLRGCESDQEEESHHSPPALLRRRSSCS, from the exons ATGGCCAAGGATGGAGCGGACAAGGCAGGGAGGCCACCTGGAAATGTCACCAAG GAGGTGCCCGGCACCCTGGACAATGACGATGATGAGGTTTTCCTGGCCTCAGGGGGCCAAGCAACTGGGCCTGCTTCACCTGCTGCTACCACCTTCAGACACTGCAGTGTGGAGGAGCTCTATGAGTTGCTGGAGAAACTGGGCAG CGGGCACTTTGGGGTGGTACGGCGCTGCCAGGAGCGAAGCACGGGCACCTGCTACGCCGCCAAGTCTGTGAAGATGCGCCGGCGGAAGGGCAGCCGGCTGGGCCTGGACCGCGAGCAGGTGGAGCGGGAGATTGGCATCCTGCGGCAGCTGGAGCACCCCCACATCATGTGCCTGCACGATGTCTTCGCCAGCACGGCCGAGATGGTTCTGATCCTGGAGCT CATCCAAGGTGGGGAGCTGTTCGACTTCATTGCGGAGAAGGAGCTGCTGACGGAGGAGGAGGCCATTGAGTTCCTGAAGCAGATCTTGCAGGGAGTGGCCTATATGCACTTCTGCCACATTGCCCACTTTGACCTCAAG ccagAGAACATTATGCTGTCCCAGAAGGATGTCCCCAACCCCAGGATCAAGATCATCGACTTTGGCCTGGCGCAGAAGCTCGAGGAAGGGGTGACCTTCAAGAGCCTGTGTGGGACTCCGCAGTACATCG CACCTGAAGTGATCAACTACGAGGCTCTGAGCTCAGCCACGGACATGTG GAGCATCGGGGTGATCACGTACATCTT GCTGAGCGGCATGTCCCCATTCCAGGGGGAGACAGACTCTGAGACGCTCTCCAACGTGGTGGCTGGCGCCTACGAGTTCGAGGAGAAGTACTTCAGCCAGACCTCGGAGATGGCCAAGGACTTCATCcggcagctcctggtgaaggatCCAGG GAGCCGAATGACAGCCTCCGAGTGCCTCATCCACCCATGGATCAAg cccctgagccgTAAGCAGGCCGCCAACCGGAGCCGCTCCTCCATCAACATGAAGAACTTCCGCCGGTTCAACGCTCGCAGGAAGTGGAAG ctctCATTCCACATGGTGTCGGCCTGTTCCCGTCTGTGCCGAATGCGTCTTCTGTGCCACctgaggaagaaggaggaggaggagagcctg cgtggCTGTGAGAGCGACCAGGAGGAGGAGAGTCACCACAGCCCCccagctctgctccgcaggagaAGTAGCTGCTCCTGA